A region of the Montipora foliosa isolate CH-2021 chromosome 8, ASM3666993v2, whole genome shotgun sequence genome:
AGGAAGAGACATGGCGGTCATCTTTGTGTGCCTCGTAGACGTTCTTTACCAGTCTCCTCCACTGTGTGCGGCTCTTGCTCCAGGAATTGATCATGTACTTTTCTCTTAGCAATTTCATTTCCAATACCAAAAGGCGTTGACGAAATGACTTTCTTTGTTCCTCCACAGGCGTTTTTCGATTTTTCAGTAAAACAGAACCAACAATCCCAGCAATGACAGCCAAGCCACACCCACCAAGCAAAATAATAAGTGGAATAAAGGACTCCGGATCATTTCCTCTTTGAGCGACAAATGCAGAAACTGCTGCGAGTCCACCACAGATGAAAGTCACAGCGCGCCAGATGATCAGCACCAAGGAGTTTGAAAGATTAAAGCCGAAAATTCTCTTGAACGCCAGAGTAAAAACTACTGCAATGACGTTCGCAAAAAATAGGACTATGATTACTGGTTTAGCTATTGCTAAAACTGAAACTCCAACCATAAGTGCCTTGATAAAATTTATGAAGATATTATATGCGGGCGAAAATTTGAGATCTTGACTTGGATGATCAACATCGCCATATTTGGTGCCAAACAAAATGGCTGTGGTCGAGTACCACATCAATCCCAGCAAACCTAGCATGGCTACAGCCTTGTGGCTTCCTTCCCAGCATTCTATGCTTTGGTCATCGTAAAGAACGACTGGTATGCAGCTCTTTGTACTTGCAGTGACATTGATAGCGAAGCAGTCTTGGGACTTGCACGCAACAAATGTCAGGAAACTCTCCACAAAAGTGACGAACAAGGTGTTGGCAAACAGCGACAAGAAAAGAGTCCATCCCACGTGTTTTGCACATGTTCCCTTTGGTAGATGATCCAGGACAGTCTCAAAAATCACAGGCGCACCACAACAGAAAAACCAAATCAGGAATAAACTGAAGGTTAGCCAAAGCTTCACATGGAACGAAGCAAAGTTCAGTAGCAAATATTGTGAGGCAGTGTTCAAGGTATTGGCTCCCACCATCGGAATGTCACTAATTATGAACACCAGCGCCAGCAACTGGAGAAATTCCACGATTTCAAATACAATCACGTGAATATTCGTCCAATTGAAGCGTACGTAATCATAAGGCATGGGTTCAATCAACAGAGGCTGTTCATTTCTTGCGTGATAATCCCGATTGTCGGAGTCATCTCCCTTGTTCTTGAGCAGAACAACTACCATGGCGACCAAACACACAAGAAGGATAAACGCAAAGACACCAATTACAATGGTCAATGTTGCCGCTTCGAGTTTCCGACTGATGTAGAATGAAAGAAAGAACGGGAAACCCATGAAAAAAAGGTAAGAGATGCTGGTAATAAAATAAGCCCAGCAATTAGGAAAGAGCGACTTCgttatttttaaaaacagaTCGGCAGGCATCAGGAGACCAAACAAAAACGCTGTAAAGAGAAAGCGCACAGTTTGCCAACTCAACAGGCTTTTTATAAGATTAACGATGTCTTCAAATATAAGGACAGGGTACTTCTTGACCGTCTTTCGCACAGCTCGCCAGCtttgtttgaagaaaatgtCCCTTGTTATGTCTGTGATTAAGAATGGCGCACGGTAGAGGAAGATGACTACAAACAAGATCATGAAAATGGTTGAAAAGTCATTAATATATTCCCAACATGAGGCAAACACTATTCTCTTGCGATCGTACCAACGCTGCCATAGGTTTTTCAACAGTGTGGGCCCACGGTAGATGAACAGTAAGTTCAGCAGTACCAGGAAAATGATGACAAACCGGCCACTGGGTAGGCACTTGATCAGTACTTTCTGTGTCTCTTTACGCGTGCGAGTTAAAAGCCCACATTGCTCACTCCATAGTGGAACTCGAGGCATGCTGTActtttcaatttcatgataCTGCTCCGATACATGACTTTCAAAAGCAATCATCTCTTTTCTAAATTTTGACAGATTCGCATTGTGTGTGGACACGTTAGGATGGAGCAAGAAGTTCAGTTCACAACGGTAAAGTCGAACCAGTTTATTGACACGCTTTTTTTCCCACCACTTTGCCATGTTGATCAAATGACCGAAACCTTCATCGAGCTCATATTTCTTGACTTTATCACGAATCCACTCCAGTTCTTCCAGAAACCCTTCATTCACTCCCGTGAGATGTTCCAGCAAAATTCCTTCTCCCTTCTTGTTTTTCAGGCAGGTGGAAAAAATACCTTCCATTTCTCGTCGCATTTCGAAGCGCTTTTCAATAATATCTGGAACCCACTGCATGTAGTGCCTTAAAAGTCGACTCTTTTTATGTTCCTCATTTTCCAAAAGATGCACCCAGCTTTGGATGGGCCTTAAGCACATCAAGACCAAgaacaacaacatgaaaaaaatatcaacGACCAACATGGCAGTTTCAAAGTATACTGTCAAAGCAAACTCCAGAAAGAAGTTCCCAGTTTGGATAAGCTTGGAGAGTAATTTTGGGAAGCGAAACACTGTTACCAAAatgatgaaacaaagaaaaatagctggaatgtcaacaaaaacaaatacaaaattcTTACATATACTTTTTCGCACTTTCCATGATCTTTCTTCTCTTGGCCAAGACCAATACTTCCTGATGTCAGTGATAAGAGGATAGAGTCTCCATAATGACATCACAACAAAGACACTCAAAACCAAGCAGCTAAAGTCCAAAAGGAGCATGACAAGCTGGATGATGCAGTTTTCCCGGATTTTCCATTCACTGTTTTTCCAGTTCCTTATAAAGTTTGGGATTCTCCACATCGAAACAAATACAACAAGGAAGCAGACAATGCAAGGAATGTCAACAAGTATCAACAATGCTTGTTTGACAATAATTTCTCGGATcttcatttgtttcttttctgcATAATAAAGGTTGCGGCAAAGCATGGGTGCTCTCCAGGTCACCATGGTGATGAGAAATAAAACCATACaaacaaaatcaacaaaaatgtAGAAAAACTCTGGGAACACTCCAAACCTCCATtcattccattttttctttcttacccTTTTGTTCAGAAATGGTGCACGCCAAGTAACTATTACTGCCATGCCTATCAAAATGCAGGGAATGTCTACCAGAATTTGCACAAACTGTTGAACACAAAGCTTCCTCCACCCAAAGTCCTTCCACGAATAATCCTTTTTACGCATTTTCTTGACAAAAATACAGCATCTCCAAGATAAGATACAAATAACTGCCAATGGGATGCAGAGGACATCGCAGATAAAACGGAAAAAATATGACGCCACTAACAAatgaatttgaaataaattaagaCCGTATATTCCAGATTCTGGTTCTCTTAATTCTGTCAAGGTAAACCCATCCTTTTTAATGTCCTTGTAAAATGGTATAAGAATAAGACCACAggtgatgatgatcatgaataTGCCCATCAAAATAAACGGAATATCaatcagaaataaaataaaatgaacaaaGCCAATGTACCTCCATTTCCAAAATGAGTCCATTGCGCTGAATTGCATCCACATGAATGGCAATCGAATAATAGTGAGGCATGCAAGGATGTTAAATATCAATCCAAACAAGTCAGCAATGCGTTTGGCAACAAACACCGCAAATATTCCAAGGCTCCAACAGGTTTTCTGCACAACAAAGGCTATGCATTCAACGATTTCTGACATCTTGACAAAACAGCTCCTTGTTAGATTTTCAAAGTTTCACAATATTGTTGACCACCTGTTTAAAATATGATATGAAAATTATAAgacaaatgtacatgtattaccaGAATATTGTGAAAAATATGTTATTCAGAAAAGGCTTCTATCAAAAATGCACACCTTACTACAACTTgtaatatacacgaaaaaattactcaattctgaatggctaagagaaatgcagttttcaggtaacatAGTGCAGAAAAGAGATAATTCAGTTTAAAAAAAGGGTTataacaaaccaagcattctgattggtaaTTGAGCAAACAAAGACACAgagagccaatcaaatgcgagccctaGATAGTTCAATTTATGTGTGTCATACTTGTTGGTTGCTTCTGTTTCACCACCTCAAATTttctcatgtatattattagggagcttacgaaacgaggacgacgacggctacgaggacttcatttaaaaatacgagttcgcgttattcacatcactacgaaactatttcatttagttccgcgttaaaaatgtgtagtaactgtcgaggaattaaactggtatgagtgagttggaagcgtagagagagaacttaAAATTCaccgtcatgtgctaacgtcccccacagaaccttgaatttgatcatttcacgtcgtcatttaggagatgacggcaaagaaatgtaccaaaatgtaaaacgcacgtgcagagcgtgcagaaccattgtttttgctcactaaacctattgttttgtagcgtcgtcgttgccgtcggcgtcgtcgtttcgtaagctccctattacgtggaatgccgaaggcataccacatcttaaaaccgggctggtgtcaaattttgttttttttgttggtagtcacaagtgtgcataccccacggatattgaattaagctccgaTCGGGTCAATTTACCTATATATCCTACAGTATATCCGAACTTCCCTGCCCCATCTAGAAATCATATGCTTTCCCTGCGCTTTGAGATCATGtgcgcgcgttagaccactcggctaCCGCGACACAGTGTTGTTGTACGGAGGAAAGCAATTATTTattgtggaatctttccgccggccatgattgacacagtattaaaatattcGATACAATGGAcagatgttttttctttgagaaagacaagctttaaaggtaagaagaattttctacgtttcttctagatcttgcttcgtagtTATGCTTGTTCCGCTGTGAAGGGAACATTACGGTATTTTGCacagaacgaatacttcattaggaGTATTTTTCATAGCACGAATACtctaatatttcttgggaaccggtttgttcagccgttttgacgtagaaagaaaatcagaaaatagctttcaacggccaaacaaaataaaaaatgaaatcaagttttaaaaaaaagaattactGATGTCCGtaacggggacttcgcagcggttccccatccaagtactaacctcattcggaggagcttaacttcagcttaCACCTGGGCTAACATCAACGAttgagatctttgtgttaaaattcgcacatgtatcttgtcgaactttattaaaacttgaaagaaaaaaggtaaactaacaaaaacccggtgtcttgccgtcattttgtcacagatgcatcctttgtttcgtgagtcgTCAGTatattaaacacgcaaggtaacttgatcacaggcggccgctaaaatcgatgtcactttcgattttgttattttacttgtacgaccaaaagtacgatagcaAAATTGAACTCAGATTGAACGTACAAatatctcccgaaatgtttttcgctgatggtaacttgtattatattcgtgcaacaaaatttatgatgtcttcatctcgcaaattgtcttattctcgatcgacacttcctaaagtTCCGTcagctctccttaaaaactacatatcattgtttagttacttttgcgtcaatatttgttttgcatacatgtaaggcaggctaacaaaatctgtaccttgcttagttcgcatttttgggcattaaaatagaagttttggtcgtatgttcctgacaacagcatcttttgacgtctcccatccagttactaaccccgccggaaaggGATTGACTTCAGTGCAAATTggttttggaaagctgtcagaagctcagagtacacacctaagcttgtggtgaaaaagaagttgtaaatgatcaacttgtcagccttgagctaaatgtttctcgatttgcttttattttcttcaatcgttctgcgTTAAGtactttactgaaccacatgtcttctcagggggtatctaTCAAAGATACCATgacactgtaatgatttacgataccaaaacaatatcgtgtaccacAGTTGTTAGTTATGTGTCGATCAGACCGAATCTTCATCATCCTCTCTGGTAAACCACGGGCATTACCCTACCCTCTGTGCCAGAACAGTGTCGGTTGTTTTCCTTAAAcaaccgaaactgttctgtgcttgccccttacggcactgacaaaagtaccgtacgttaaTTAGTACATgtgtacttgaccgtagccattggccgagaaactaatcttagccaaaaggccgaaaagCGATCAGGACACGGGAAAACTTGGTAAAAAAATAGTGGAGATAAGGGATTTTTGGCTGGGGGGGAACTGAGGacatacgggatattttttaaagtaggagcgCATTGCgcgcgtgtggtagtgcagtaactagacagtgttttctcgagaagcgatcactaggtttttttgttttcgtgtttgatagttttttgttcagctcgagtgtagaatcatgacgaacttttgtagtttgtgagaactatttactacttgtagcttttgttgagttttgaatcgataatagaaagagttttggcgatttcaacccagactggactactggatttaagcttttttcttgacgagatttcaagttattgtgaaacgtttggtaccaagttactctaatactgaaatcaagattatggaattgtaaaaactagaactttggactggactatagaaagcgcaattacggaattttacatttttgagcattctgagaaatggagttcacatgttgtcttcttgtcttcgccacggcagatttaaacagtttgcaagaaactgaaccaggattacggaactGGAATTCGAATACATGGCCCCGTTGTTTGAAAGctgattaccttaatccaggatttgcgtaaacttttgtttcatgttttcaactttttgatgaaagtttcctttgcttattgacttcttctaatgtaaagtttcacggaatatcagccttgaacagcatttgggagtagagaataaaactcgtttgttcatttttaacctgagattagcattaattggcttttgaacaactggcccaggatgataagttgttgaactgtgatctgtaataaatttttcggatgatttaaggctgatcttgtaatttttggatgaacgtagttaaggaaggaagtaaaactgtaggatttaaatagtctcattccaaaaaataaataaatgaaagatcccgtatcccgagaacccgctaatagggcttccttgtttgcatttgcaaatttagtaacattaataatgagtttttacaacagacaacttcaagttatattacagatgtatctttctggtaatctctcgccattttccgaagtttacctgtacttgaagttcactgtaagtggacaatttgtgtcaactgtttgcgcattccacggatacgcctttggaggcgtcttgttaataagtaatcacatgatttttctcacgCAATTTGGAATAAGCCATGTGTGCGCGTCGGGATAAAAACAAGCATCTTTCATTATGAAAATTGATTAGAGAAATTTGCTCAAGATTTTATCCTGACGTGAGCATATGTTTTTTTGTAAGCAAGAAATCATGTCATCacttaaaaatacaaacatGAAAGTCAAAATAAGATAATACACTTTCATTATTTCATTTGTTAGACATGATCAAGATATGAAACAACAGCcagggggcggggggggggggggggggactctcATATGAAAGGAGTGGGGATGCTCGTTGTCTCGCTTTATTTAATAGGGGTGTAACTTTcagattttggtctcacttaaaATGCCATCATAGAAATattgaacaataattattattctacaAGGGtgtgctggatatgaagtgatagatagcCAACCAGGCGCATAGCGccaagttggttataatcattttatatctgGCAAGCCTgagtagaataataataattattgttttattaaaaactccaggatcaacaactttCCCActgaagcatcgatttctgtCTTGGTCATTTCCGGTCCAAGACGGCTTTtgttggccattttttctcagagctgcaaaaatgttttcagcttgctttatt
Encoded here:
- the LOC137967968 gene encoding uncharacterized protein isoform X1, producing MSEIVECIAFVVQKTCWSLGIFAVFVAKRIADLFGLIFNILACLTIIRLPFMWMQFSAMDSFWKWRYIGFVHFILFLIDIPFILMGIFMIIITCGLILIPFYKDIKKDGFTLTELREPESGIYGLNLFQIHLLVASYFFRFICDVLCIPLAVICILSWRCCIFVKKMRKKDYSWKDFGWRKLCVQQFVQILVDIPCILIGMAVIVTWRAPFLNKRVRKKKWNEWRFGVFPEFFYIFVDFVCMVLFLITMVTWRAPMLCRNLYYAEKKQMKIREIIVKQALLILVDIPCIVCFLVVFVSMWRIPNFIRNWKNSEWKIRENCIIQLVMLLLDFSCLVLSVFVVMSLWRLYPLITDIRKYWSWPREERSWKVRKSICKNFVFVFVDIPAIFLCFIILVTVFRFPKLLSKLIQTGNFFLEFALTVYFETAMLVVDIFFMLLFLVLMCLRPIQSWVHLLENEEHKKSRLLRHYMQWVPDIIEKRFEMRREMEGIFSTCLKNKKGEGILLEHLTGVNEGFLEELEWIRDKVKKYELDEGFGHLINMAKWWEKKRVNKLVRLYRCELNFLLHPNVSTHNANLSKFRKEMIAFESHVSEQYHEIEKYSMPRVPLWSEQCGLLTRTRKETQKVLIKCLPSGRFVIIFLVLLNLLFIYRGPTLLKNLWQRWYDRKRIVFASCWEYINDFSTIFMILFVVIFLYRAPFLITDITRDIFFKQSWRAVRKTVKKYPVLIFEDIVNLIKSLLSWQTVRFLFTAFLFGLLMPADLFLKITKSLFPNCWAYFITSISYLFFMGFPFFLSFYISRKLEAATLTIVIGVFAFILLVCLVAMVVVLLKNKGDDSDNRDYHARNEQPLLIEPMPYDYVRFNWTNIHVIVFEIVEFLQLLALVFIISDIPMVGANTLNTASQYLLLNFASFHVKLWLTFSLFLIWFFCCGAPVIFETVLDHLPKGTCAKHVGWTLFLSLFANTLFVTFVESFLTFVACKSQDCFAINVTASTKSCIPVVLYDDQSIECWEGSHKAVAMLGLLGLMWYSTTAILFGTKYGDVDHPSQDLKFSPAYNIFINFIKALMVGVSVLAIAKPVIIVLFFANVIAVVFTLAFKRIFGFNLSNSLVLIIWRAVTFICGGLAAVSAFVAQRGNDPESFIPLIILLGGCGLAVIAGIVGSVLLKNRKTPVEEQRKSFRQRLLVLEMKLLREKYMINSWSKSRTQWRRLVKNVYEAHKDDRHVSSSVWSHLEIPPPPPPPQPPEVTYNSEPEPSTSEPLLPPPAYGDLFPNIMGPYGVPPPPYTASCDQVAISISESTQVTPPQPLQMATEEHIPMTQPLPAEMRSNTLPGDDESSTDSTQQQQVNGVSEAFLDTSSDDQWKLLDINNLECNGTTLLLIFENYIHYSAFSFSFMDQLSMWRVAVSRCDWTGLLHCLQVLEASLNGAFNSPTQVDVSLGNADIPLLELEPDIDTQQPPVYVPESLDPEVIRSLSDGERLQALADFRTVDEFGEQWAELLGKVLPTKPVIRRWSWDGKAKNFHVYLRRAVQGVVSEVGPRGVKMARGAAISLPKHIQGRLSGSCITFVRGFEPKVKKGPVSVTVTELGLMKTDDKMYVTAQGKKLSYDRAVDTLKTVSWK
- the LOC137967968 gene encoding uncharacterized protein isoform X2; this translates as MSEIVECIAFVVQKTCWSLGIFAVFVAKRIADLFGLIFNILACLTIIRLPFMWMQFSAMDSFWKWRYIGFVHFILFLIDIPFILMGIFMIIITCGLILIPFYKDIKKDGFTLTELREPESGIYGLNLFQIHLLVASYFFRFICDVLCIPLAVICILSWRCCIFVKKMRKKDYSWKDFGWRKLCVQQFVQILVDIPCILIGMAVIVTWRAPFLNKRVRKKKWNEWRFGVFPEFFYIFVDFVCMVLFLITMVTWRAPMLCRNLYYAEKKQMKIREIIVKQALLILVDIPCIVCFLVVFVSMWRIPNFIRNWKNSEWKIRENCIIQLVMLLLDFSCLVLSVFVVMSLWRLYPLITDIRKYWSWPREERSWKVRKSICKNFVFVFVDIPAIFLCFIILVTVFRFPKLLSKLIQTGNFFLEFALTVYFETAMLVVDIFFMLLFLVLMCLRPIQSWVHLLENEEHKKSRLLRHYMQWVPDIIEKRFEMRREMEGIFSTCLKNKKGEGILLEHLTGVNEGFLEELEWIRDKVKKYELDEGFGHLINMAKWWEKKRVNKLVRLYRCELNFLLHPNVSTHNANLSKFRKEMIAFESHVSEQYHEIEKYSMPRVPLWSEQCGLLTRTRKETQKVLIKCLPSGRFVIIFLVLLNLLFIYRGPTLLKNLWQRWYDRKRIVFASCWEYINDFSTIFMILFVVIFLYRAPFLITDITRDIFFKQSWRAVRKTVKKYPVLIFEDIVNLIKSLLSWQTVRFLFTAFLFGLLMPADLFLKITKSLFPNCWAYFITSISYLFFMGFPFFLSFYISRKLEAATLTIVIGVFAFILLVCLVAMVVVLLKNKGDDSDNRDYHARNEQPLLIEPMPYDYVRFNWTNIHVIVFEIVEFLQLLALVFIISDIPMVGANTLNTASQYLLLNFASFHVKLWLTFSLFLIWFFCCGAPVIFETVLDHLPKGTCAKHVGWTLFLSLFANTLFVTFVESFLTFVACKSQDCFAINVTASTKSCIPVVLYDDQSIECWEGSHKAVAMLGLLGLMWYSTTAILFGTKYGDVDHPSQDLKFSPAYNIFINFIKALMVGVSVLAIAKPVIIVLFFANVIAVVFTLAFKRIFGFNLSNSLVLIIWRAVTFICGGLAAVSAFVAQRGNDPESFIPLIILLGGCGLAVIAGIVGSVLLKNRKTPVEEQRKSFRQRLLVLEMKLLREKYMINSWSKSRTQWRRLVKNVYEAHKDDRHVSSSVWSHLEIPPPPPPPQPPEVTYNSEPEPSTSEPLLPPPAYGDLFPNIMGPYGVPPPPYTASCDQVAISISESTQVTPPQPLQMATEEHIPMTQPLPAEMRSNTLPGDDESSTDSTQQQQVNGVSEAFLTCSCSNPYSFLSLPHSSASAWCTERSRTLHLMTSGSCWISITWNAMAQLSCLFLKTISIIPRFHSLLWISFPCGALLLAVAIGQAYYTVCRSLKRVSMEHLTVPLKSMYHWVTQTSRCWNLSRILIPNNRQFTSQNHLTLK
- the LOC137967968 gene encoding uncharacterized protein isoform X3, which produces MSEIVECIAFVVQKTCWSLGIFAVFVAKRIADLFGLIFNILACLTIIRLPFMWMQFSAMDSFWKWRYIGFVHFILFLIDIPFILMGIFMIIITCGLILIPFYKDIKKDGFTLTELREPESGIYGLNLFQIHLLVASYFFRFICDVLCIPLAVICILSWRCCIFVKKMRKKDYSWKDFGWRKLCVQQFVQILVDIPCILIGMAVIVTWRAPFLNKRVRKKKWNEWRFGVFPEFFYIFVDFVCMVLFLITMVTWRAPMLCRNLYYAEKKQMKIREIIVKQALLILVDIPCIVCFLVVFVSMWRIPNFIRNWKNSEWKIRENCIIQLVMLLLDFSCLVLSVFVVMSLWRLYPLITDIRKYWSWPREERSWKVRKSICKNFVFVFVDIPAIFLCFIILVTVFRFPKLLSKLIQTGNFFLEFALTVYFETAMLVVDIFFMLLFLVLMCLRPIQSWVHLLENEEHKKSRLLRHYMQWVPDIIEKRFEMRREMEGIFSTCLKNKKGEGILLEHLTGVNEGFLEELEWIRDKVKKYELDEGFGHLINMAKWWEKKRVNKLVRLYRCELNFLLHPNVSTHNANLSKFRKEMIAFESHVSEQYHEIEKYSMPRVPLWSEQCGLLTRTRKETQKVLIKCLPSGRFVIIFLVLLNLLFIYRGPTLLKNLWQRWYDRKRIVFASCWEYINDFSTIFMILFVVIFLYRAPFLITDITRDIFFKQSWRAVRKTVKKYPVLIFEDIVNLIKSLLSWQTVRFLFTAFLFGLLMPADLFLKITKSLFPNCWAYFITSISYLFFMGFPFFLSFYISRKLEAATLTIVIGVFAFILLVCLVAMVVVLLKNKGDDSDNRDYHARNEQPLLIEPMPYDYVRFNWTNIHVIVFEIVEFLQLLALVFIISDIPMVGANTLNTASQYLLLNFASFHVKLWLTFSLFLIWFFCCGAPVIFETVLDHLPKGTCAKHVGWTLFLSLFANTLFVTFVESFLTFVACKSQDCFAINVTASTKSCIPVVLYDDQSIECWEGSHKAVAMLGLLGLMWYSTTAILFGTKYGDVDHPSQDLKFSPAYNIFINFIKALMVGVSVLAIAKPVIIVLFFANVIAVVFTLAFKRIFGFNLSNSLVLIIWRAVTFICGGLAAVSAFVAQRGNDPESFIPLIILLGGCGLAVIAGIVGSVLLKNRKTPVEEQRKSFRQRLLVLEMKLLREKYMINSWSKSRTQWRRLVKNVYEAHKDDRHVSSSVWSHLEIPPPPPPPQPPEVTYNSEPEPSTSEPLLPPPAYGDLFPNIMGPYGVPPPPYTASCDQVAISISESTQVTPPQPLQMATEEHIPMTQPLPAEMRSNTLPGDDESSTDSTQQQQVNGVSEAFLTCSCSNPYSFLSLPHSSASAWCTERSRLNRFHEQHSKTSHCLHWWDKTWKSSFHSLKSARSRLLILWNSKFNNVHWLDYVNFTTKYIYNNKLKNVGTKHAVVRCWQSEDN
- the LOC137967968 gene encoding uncharacterized protein isoform X4, producing the protein MRKKDYSWKDFGWRKLCVQQFVQILVDIPCILIGMAVIVTWRAPFLNKRVRKKKWNEWRFGVFPEFFYIFVDFVCMVLFLITMVTWRAPMLCRNLYYAEKKQMKIREIIVKQALLILVDIPCIVCFLVVFVSMWRIPNFIRNWKNSEWKIRENCIIQLVMLLLDFSCLVLSVFVVMSLWRLYPLITDIRKYWSWPREERSWKVRKSICKNFVFVFVDIPAIFLCFIILVTVFRFPKLLSKLIQTGNFFLEFALTVYFETAMLVVDIFFMLLFLVLMCLRPIQSWVHLLENEEHKKSRLLRHYMQWVPDIIEKRFEMRREMEGIFSTCLKNKKGEGILLEHLTGVNEGFLEELEWIRDKVKKYELDEGFGHLINMAKWWEKKRVNKLVRLYRCELNFLLHPNVSTHNANLSKFRKEMIAFESHVSEQYHEIEKYSMPRVPLWSEQCGLLTRTRKETQKVLIKCLPSGRFVIIFLVLLNLLFIYRGPTLLKNLWQRWYDRKRIVFASCWEYINDFSTIFMILFVVIFLYRAPFLITDITRDIFFKQSWRAVRKTVKKYPVLIFEDIVNLIKSLLSWQTVRFLFTAFLFGLLMPADLFLKITKSLFPNCWAYFITSISYLFFMGFPFFLSFYISRKLEAATLTIVIGVFAFILLVCLVAMVVVLLKNKGDDSDNRDYHARNEQPLLIEPMPYDYVRFNWTNIHVIVFEIVEFLQLLALVFIISDIPMVGANTLNTASQYLLLNFASFHVKLWLTFSLFLIWFFCCGAPVIFETVLDHLPKGTCAKHVGWTLFLSLFANTLFVTFVESFLTFVACKSQDCFAINVTASTKSCIPVVLYDDQSIECWEGSHKAVAMLGLLGLMWYSTTAILFGTKYGDVDHPSQDLKFSPAYNIFINFIKALMVGVSVLAIAKPVIIVLFFANVIAVVFTLAFKRIFGFNLSNSLVLIIWRAVTFICGGLAAVSAFVAQRGNDPESFIPLIILLGGCGLAVIAGIVGSVLLKNRKTPVEEQRKSFRQRLLVLEMKLLREKYMINSWSKSRTQWRRLVKNVYEAHKDDRHVSSSVWSHLEIPPPPPPPQPPEVTYNSEPEPSTSEPLLPPPAYGDLFPNIMGPYGVPPPPYTASCDQVAISISESTQVTPPQPLQMATEEHIPMTQPLPAEMRSNTLPGDDESSTDSTQQQQVNGVSEAFLDTSSDDQWKLLDINNLECNGTTLLLIFENYIHYSAFSFSFMDQLSMWRVAVSRCDWTGLLHCLQVLEASLNGAFNSPTQVDVSLGNADIPLLELEPDIDTQQPPVYVPESLDPEVIRSLSDGERLQALADFRTVDEFGEQWAELLGKVLPTKPVIRRWSWDGKAKNFHVYLRRAVQGVVSEVGPRGVKMARGAAISLPKHIQGRLSGSCITFVRGFEPKVKKGPVSVTVTELGLMKTDDKMYVTAQGKKLSYDRAVDTLKTVSWK